Proteins co-encoded in one Odontesthes bonariensis isolate fOdoBon6 chromosome 24, fOdoBon6.hap1, whole genome shotgun sequence genomic window:
- the ints7 gene encoding integrator complex subunit 7 encodes MTLSTARSFLSEACYGEQELDANSALMELDKGLRSGKLGEQCEAVVLFPKLFQKYPFPILINSAFLKLADIFRLGNNFLRLCVLKVTQQSEKHLEKILNVDEFVKRVFSVIHSNDPVARAITLRMLGSLASIIPERKNAHHSIRQSLDSHDNVEVEAAIFAAASFSAQSKDFAAGICNKVSEMIQGLDTPVELKLKLIPMLQHMHHDASLASSSRELLQHLVNSYPSTPMVIVSLHTFTQLAASSLIDIPKQLQLLLQYLSNDPRKAVKRLAINDLKLLAKKAPHLWIRENTQTLCECALTIPYNSLKLGMLAVLSTLSGTIAIKQYFSNTAGGSSVPPKLTDLVKLAQECCYHSNLAVAAHGVIILSNIAISCSEKDIIQLEQDTVLGVESLLMLCSQDSSPTAQATLKTNLTSLVRLLKSRPHLSQSAVEFLLGQLHLSCDSSRILMCHALSAIATHLPVLGDGMLGDLVDLFQVASHSSTGEQQELLVSLATVIFVASQSSLSAEVKTVIKQQLEKAANGWTVYRIARQASRMGCHEFSSELYQCLRTRVASEHFYFWLNSLKEFSQAEQCLSHVEDRDYSGAMTAIAEALRSYQKGIASLTAASTPLSPLTFQCEFIKLRIDTLQALSQLICTCNSLKTSPPPAIATTIAITSGNDLQRCGRISVQMKVCMDEFRSLAARYADLHQSSFDADYTTLRNVELQQQSCLLVSHVIEALILDPQAASFQEYGTLGSVQTESEYERRMMSVFNRVLEEVEGLTKKHPPVSHLHTGCLCDAIIALLKVPLSFQRYFFQKLQSTSIKLALSPSPRTPSEPIPVQNSQQLTLKVEGVVQHGSTPGLFRKIQSVCLNVTSVLQSKTGSDYKIALDTKTNEIEQRVEPHNDYFSTQFLLNFSILGTHAVTVEASVVDESGIEWKTGPKTMVSVKSLEDPYSQQLRHQLQQGGAQPAPQRGAYARF; translated from the exons ATGACGCTTTCAACAGCACGTTCATTCTTGTCAGAGGCTTGTTATGGGGAGCAAGAGCTCGACGCTAACTCCGCTCTCATGGAGCTGGACAAAG GGCTGCGATCGGGGAAGCTCGGAGAGCAGTGTGAGGCTGTGGTGCTGTTCCCCAAGCTCTTCCAGAAGTACCCTTTCCCCATCCTTATTAACTCAGCATTCCTCAAACTAGCAGACATCTTCAGACTTGG CAACAACTTCCTGCGTCTGTGTGTGCTGAAAGTAACGCAACAGAGTGAGAAACATTTGGAGAAGATTCTCAACGTGGATGAATTTGTTAAAAGGGTGTTTTCGGTCATTCATAGCAACGACCCTGTTGCCAGAGCCATCACTCTGAG GATGCTCGGTAGTTTGGCATCTATCATCCCTGAGAGGAAGAACGCCCACCACAGTATTCGACAAAGCCTGGACTCTCATGACAATGTGGAAGTGGAGGCTGCTATCTTTGCAGCTGCAAGCTTCTCTGCACAGTCAAA GGACTTTGCTGCTGGAATTTGTAACAAAGTCAGCGAAATGATTCAAG GTTTAGACACTCCAGTGGAGCTGAAACTGAAGTTGATCCCAATGCTGCAACACATGCATCATGATGCCAGCTTGGCATCCAGCAGCAGAGAGCTTCTACAGCACCTGGTGAACTCTTACCCATCCACCCCCATGGTCATCGTCTCACTGCACACCTTCACTCAGCTAGCTGCCTCCTCCCTCATTGATATCCCCAAGCAG TTGCAGCTCCTCCTTCAGTACCTGAGCAATGATCCCAGAAAAGCTGTGAAGCGGCTCGCAATTAATGACTTGAAACTCCTGGCTAAAAAGGCTCCTCACCTGTGGATCAGAGAAAATACTCAG ACTCTGTGTGAGTGTGCTTTGACCATCCCTTACAACAGTTTGAAGCTGGGGATGTTGGCTGTCCTCTCCACCCTCTCTGGAACAATAGCAATCAAGCAGTATTTCAGTAATACAGCAG GTGGCTCTTCAGTTCCTCCCAAGCTCACTGACCTGGTTAAACTGGCACAAGAATGCTGTTACCACAGTAACCTGGCAGTGGCTGCTCACGGGGTCATAATTCTCTCCAACATTGCCATTTCCTGTTCGGAAAAAG ATATAATACAGTTGGAGCAGGACACAGTTTTGGGAGTGGAGTCCCTTCTGATGCTGTGCAGTCAGGATAGCAGCCCCACTGCACAGGCCACCCTGAAA ACCAACCTCACCTCACTGGTTAGGCTGCTAAAAAGCCGACCCCACCTCAGCCAATCAGCTGTGGAATTCCTGCTCGGGCAGCTCCACTTATCCTGTGACTCCTCTCGCATCCTCATGTGCCACGCTTTGTCGGCCATCGCCACCCACCTGCCCGTGCTGGGAGACGGCATGCTGGGAGATCTAGTGGATCTCTTCCAAGTGGCCAGTCACTCCTCCACTGGCGAGCAGCAAGAGCTTCTG GTTTCCTTGGCAACAGTAATTTTTGTTGCTAGCCAGTCATCTCTGTCAGCTGAAGTGAAGACGGTCATCAAACAGCAGCTGGAGAAAGCTGCTAACGGCTGGACCGTGTACCGCATCGCACGCCAAGCCTCGCGCATG GGATGTCACGAGTTCTCCAGCGAGCTGTATCAGTGCCTGCGGACTCGAGTGGCCTCGGAGCACTTCTACTTCTGGCTGAACAGCCTGAAGGAGTTTTCCCAGGCTGAGCAGTGCCTGAGTCACGTAGAAGACAGAGACTACAGTGGAGCCATGACTGCCATCGCCGAAGCCCTGCGCTCCTACCAAAAGGGCATCGCCTCGCTCACA GCTGCCAGCACTCCTCTGAGCCCACTCACATTCCAGTGTGAGTTCATTAAGCTGCGGATCGACACTCTGCAGGCACTGTCGCAGCTCATTTGTACCTGCAACAGCCTGAAGACCAGTCCTCCGCCAGCCATCGCCACCACCATCGCTATCACTTCAGGCAACGACTTACAGCGCTGTGGCCGCATCTCGGTGCAG aTGAAAGTATGCATGGATGAGTTCAGAAGTCTCGCTGCTCGCTACGCTGATTTACACCAGTCATCATTTGATGCTGATTATACCACCCTTCGCAATGTGGAGCT ACAACAGCAGAGCTGTTTGCTTGTCTCCCATGTAATCGAAGCTTTGATACTGGACCCGCAGGCAGCCAG TTTTCAGGAGTACGGCACTCTGGGGTCCGTTCAGACGGAAAGTGAATACGAACGACGGATGATGTCGGTTTTTAACCGCgtgctggaggaagtggaagGCCTCACCAAGAAGCATCCTCCTGTGTCACACTTG CATACAGGTTGTCTGTGTGACGCCATCATAGCTTTGCTCAAGGTACCGCTGTCTTTCCAGAGATATTTCTTCCAAAAGCTCCAGTCAACCAGCATCAAG cttGCTCTCTCCCCATCACCACGCACACCAAGTGAGCCAATCCCAGTGCAGAACAGTCAGCAGCTGACTCTGAAGGTAGAAGGTGTGGTGCAACATGGATCAACCCCAGGACTCTTCAGGAAGATCCAATCTGTCTGCCTCAATGTCACCTCAGTTCTGCAGAGCAAGACGGGGTCTGACTACAAG attGCGCTCGATACAAAAACGAATGAGATCGAGCAGCGTGTCGAACCGCACAACGACTACTTCAGCACCCAGTTCTTGCTGAACTTCTCCATCCTGGGCACCCACGCAGTCACTGTGGAGGCATCTGTGGTCGATGAAAGCGGCATCGAGTGGAAAACGGGGCCGAAGACAATGGTGTCTGTCAAGTCTCTGGAGGATCCTTACTCCCAGCAGCTGCGCCACCAGCTGCAGCAAGGTGGAGCTCAGCCTGCCCCACAGAGGGGTGCATACGCTCGCTTCTAG